One genomic window of Streptomyces sp. NBC_01276 includes the following:
- a CDS encoding uridine kinase: MEPQQSLESLARELAVLPPSLGPVRLIGIDGHAGSGKSTFAGRLAGALGGAPVLRLDDVATHEEPFGWPERLRSQVLEPLAEGRAAHWTPYDWVERRFGPPRVLEPAPVLLVEGVGAGRRALRPHLARLLWMETPRERSWGRGRRRDGRELSDFWDGWERAELAHFSGDPSRPFADTLVHQRGTGYEWTSGAPATSGTGTSVTESDGLPQA; this comes from the coding sequence GTGGAGCCACAGCAGTCACTCGAATCGCTCGCGCGGGAGCTCGCCGTCCTGCCCCCCTCCCTCGGACCGGTCCGGCTGATCGGGATCGACGGACACGCCGGCTCCGGCAAGAGCACCTTCGCCGGGCGCCTGGCGGGGGCCCTGGGCGGGGCGCCGGTGCTGCGGCTGGACGACGTGGCCACCCACGAGGAGCCGTTCGGCTGGCCGGAGCGGCTGCGCTCCCAGGTGCTGGAGCCGCTCGCCGAGGGCCGGGCCGCGCACTGGACCCCGTACGACTGGGTGGAGCGCCGCTTCGGGCCCCCGCGGGTCCTGGAGCCGGCGCCCGTGCTGCTCGTCGAGGGCGTCGGGGCCGGACGCCGGGCGCTGCGGCCGCACCTGGCGCGGCTGCTGTGGATGGAGACGCCCCGGGAGCGGTCCTGGGGCCGGGGCCGGCGGCGGGACGGGCGCGAACTCTCCGACTTCTGGGACGGGTGGGAGCGCGCGGAGCTCGCGCACTTCTCCGGCGACCCTTCGCGCCCCTTCGCGGACACTCTGGTACACCAGAGAGGTACGGGATACGAGTGGACTTCCGGGGCCCCTGCGACCTCCGGAACTGGCACGTCCGTCACCGAAAGTGACGGACTCCCCCAGGCCTGA
- a CDS encoding TetR/AcrR family transcriptional regulator, which produces MNNSQQRGATGRSQVRRAELIAIGRKLFADTSYDALSVDDIAQQAGVAKGLIYYYFKSKRGYYLAIVEDSVAELVARATGEPDLPGAERVRRTIDGYLHYAEHHHAAYRTIVTGGVGSDAEVLAIRDGVREELVAAIAEGAYGRSTVPPLARLALVGWLSGVEGATLDWIGSAGADGRPEPPALAALLVRQLRATLTVIEEFVPECTAPPVASDGPTSPPDDHRDRVPVTESA; this is translated from the coding sequence TTGAACAATAGTCAACAGCGTGGTGCCACCGGCCGTTCGCAGGTCCGCAGGGCCGAACTCATAGCGATCGGGCGGAAGTTGTTCGCCGACACCTCGTACGACGCCCTCTCCGTGGACGACATCGCCCAGCAGGCGGGCGTCGCCAAGGGGCTGATCTACTACTACTTCAAGAGCAAGCGCGGCTACTACCTCGCGATCGTCGAGGACTCGGTCGCCGAACTCGTCGCCCGCGCCACCGGCGAGCCGGACCTGCCGGGCGCCGAGCGGGTCCGCCGCACGATCGACGGCTACCTCCACTACGCCGAGCACCACCACGCCGCCTACCGGACCATCGTCACCGGCGGGGTCGGTTCCGACGCCGAGGTGCTGGCCATCCGGGACGGGGTCCGCGAGGAGCTCGTGGCCGCGATCGCCGAGGGCGCGTACGGGCGCAGCACGGTGCCGCCGCTCGCCCGCCTCGCCCTGGTCGGCTGGCTCTCCGGGGTGGAGGGCGCCACCCTCGACTGGATCGGCTCCGCCGGCGCCGACGGGCGGCCCGAGCCGCCGGCGCTCGCCGCGCTGCTGGTGCGCCAGCTGCGCGCGACCCTGACGGTGATCGAGGAGTTCGTCCCGGAGTGCACCGCGCCTCCGGTGGCCTCCGACGGGCCCACGAGCCCGCCGGACGATCATCGCGATCGGGTACCGGTGACGGAAAGCGCCTGA
- the fxsA gene encoding FxsA family membrane protein codes for MTTGTGSLRTGTSTAPRRRSPARTFVPLAVAAWLILEIWLLGLVAGAAGGVTVAALLAGGLVLGVVVIKRAGRRAFKNLTETFQQAQAQAMAGEVPTPQTPKGSGNGLMMLAGLLLIVPGLLSDVAGLLLLLPPVRTFVARRAGRSLERRMAAATPGGFGDAFTQARIHYPDGKVVQGEVIREDRPSGGPDTDRRPPLTP; via the coding sequence ATGACGACCGGCACTGGTTCTTTGAGGACCGGCACATCTACGGCCCCCCGACGGCGCTCACCCGCCCGTACCTTCGTTCCCCTGGCGGTAGCCGCCTGGCTCATCCTGGAGATCTGGCTGCTCGGCCTGGTCGCGGGAGCGGCCGGCGGGGTGACCGTCGCCGCGTTGCTCGCGGGCGGGCTGGTGCTCGGCGTGGTGGTCATCAAGCGCGCCGGGCGGCGGGCCTTCAAGAACCTCACCGAGACCTTCCAGCAGGCCCAGGCGCAGGCGATGGCCGGCGAGGTACCGACCCCGCAGACGCCCAAGGGCTCGGGCAACGGCCTGATGATGCTGGCCGGGCTGCTCCTGATCGTGCCCGGCCTGCTCTCCGACGTGGCCGGCCTGCTCCTGCTGCTGCCGCCCGTACGCACCTTCGTGGCCCGCAGGGCCGGGCGCAGCCTGGAGCGCAGGATGGCCGCGGCCACCCCCGGCGGCTTCGGCGACGCCTTCACGCAGGCCCGGATCCACTACCCCGACGGCAAGGTCGTCCAGGGCGAGGTCATCCGGGAGGACCGGCCCTCGGGCGGCCCGGACACCGACCGGCGACCGCCGCTCACCCCGTGA
- a CDS encoding RNA polymerase-binding protein RbpA, giving the protein MSERALRGTRLVVTSYETDRGIDLAPRQAVEYACQNGHRFEMPFSVEAEIPPEWECKACGAMALLVDGDGPEEKKGKPARTHWDMLMERRTREELEEVLAERLAVLRSGAMNIAVHPRDSRKSA; this is encoded by the coding sequence ATGAGTGAGCGAGCTCTCCGCGGTACGCGGCTCGTGGTTACCAGCTACGAGACGGACCGCGGCATCGATCTGGCCCCGCGCCAGGCGGTGGAGTACGCATGCCAGAACGGACATCGATTTGAGATGCCGTTCTCGGTAGAGGCAGAAATTCCGCCGGAGTGGGAGTGCAAGGCGTGCGGCGCCATGGCACTCCTGGTGGACGGGGACGGGCCCGAAGAGAAGAAGGGCAAGCCTGCGCGAACGCACTGGGACATGCTCATGGAGCGACGCACCCGCGAGGAGCTGGAGGAAGTGCTGGCCGAAAGGCTGGCGGTCCTGCGTTCCGGCGCCATGAACATTGCCGTGCATCCGCGGGACAGCCGCAAGTCCGCCTAG
- a CDS encoding SPW repeat protein, whose protein sequence is MTTHSSIEHHPDLAEMRTRFERVTSTPAAQAVEALALITGLYLAASPWIAGFSVLGPLAVNNLIAGLAFCLCMGGLGSAYERTHAMAWTAVAIGAWTIVAPWVIAGPMNVHRSIVSNVITGAIALCLGLAMMAMAGDRRTRDT, encoded by the coding sequence ATGACCACCCATTCGAGCATCGAACATCACCCGGACCTTGCCGAGATGCGGACTCGGTTCGAGCGGGTGACGAGCACCCCCGCCGCGCAGGCCGTGGAGGCGCTGGCCCTGATCACGGGCCTGTACCTGGCGGCCTCGCCGTGGATCGCCGGGTTCAGCGTGCTGGGCCCGCTCGCCGTCAACAACCTGATAGCCGGTCTCGCCTTCTGCCTGTGCATGGGCGGGCTGGGATCGGCGTACGAGCGCACGCACGCGATGGCCTGGACGGCCGTGGCGATCGGCGCCTGGACGATCGTGGCCCCCTGGGTCATCGCCGGACCGATGAACGTCCACCGCAGCATCGTCAGCAACGTGATCACCGGCGCGATCGCGCTCTGCCTCGGTCTGGCCATGATGGCCATGGCCGGTGACCGGCGCACCCGCGACACCTGA
- a CDS encoding acyl-CoA dehydrogenase family protein: MTDRAPQPVDRQLPTEESRDLLMLVREIAQREIRPRAADEEETGRFPREVFTLLSESGLLGLPYAGESGGGDQPYEVYLQVLEELAAARLTVGLGVSVHSLACHGLAAYGTKEQQAAHLPDMLGGGLLGAYCLSEPAAGSDAASLTTKAVRDGDDWLITGTKAWITHGGVADFYTVLARTGAPGAKGITAFLVPGDAPGLTAAVPEKKMGMKGSPTAQLHFDGVRVPDTRRIGEEGQGFTIALAALDAGRLGIAACAIGVAQAALDEALAYALGRKQFGHPIADFQGLRFMLADMATKIEAGRALYLAAARLRDAGKPFSRQAAMAKLFCTDAAMAVTTDAVQVLGGYGYTADFPVERLMREAKVLQIVEGTNQIQRMVIARHLAGPESR; this comes from the coding sequence ATGACCGACCGCGCCCCGCAGCCGGTGGACCGTCAGCTGCCCACCGAGGAGTCCCGGGACCTCCTCATGCTCGTACGCGAGATCGCCCAGCGCGAGATCCGTCCCCGGGCCGCCGACGAGGAGGAGACCGGCCGGTTCCCCCGCGAGGTCTTCACCCTGCTGTCGGAGTCCGGCCTGCTGGGACTTCCCTACGCGGGAGAGTCCGGCGGCGGTGACCAGCCCTACGAGGTCTACCTCCAGGTTCTGGAGGAGCTCGCGGCCGCCCGCCTGACCGTCGGGCTCGGCGTCAGCGTGCACTCGCTGGCCTGCCACGGCCTGGCCGCGTACGGCACCAAGGAGCAGCAGGCCGCCCACCTGCCCGACATGCTCGGCGGCGGGCTGCTCGGCGCGTACTGCCTGTCCGAGCCGGCGGCCGGCTCGGACGCCGCCTCGCTGACCACCAAGGCGGTCCGTGACGGCGACGACTGGCTGATCACCGGCACCAAGGCCTGGATCACCCACGGCGGGGTCGCCGACTTCTACACCGTCCTCGCGCGCACCGGGGCCCCGGGCGCCAAGGGGATCACCGCCTTCCTCGTCCCGGGCGACGCCCCGGGGCTGACGGCCGCGGTCCCCGAGAAGAAGATGGGCATGAAGGGCTCGCCCACCGCCCAGCTGCACTTCGACGGCGTGCGCGTCCCCGACACCCGGCGCATCGGCGAGGAGGGCCAGGGCTTCACCATCGCCCTCGCCGCCCTCGACGCCGGCCGGCTCGGGATCGCGGCCTGCGCGATAGGAGTGGCCCAGGCGGCCCTCGACGAGGCCCTCGCCTATGCCCTCGGCCGCAAGCAGTTCGGCCACCCGATCGCCGACTTCCAGGGCCTGCGCTTCATGCTGGCCGACATGGCCACCAAGATCGAGGCGGGCCGGGCGCTGTACCTCGCGGCGGCGCGGCTGCGGGACGCGGGCAAGCCGTTCTCCCGGCAGGCGGCGATGGCCAAGCTGTTCTGCACGGACGCGGCCATGGCCGTCACCACGGACGCGGTGCAGGTGCTCGGCGGATACGGCTACACGGCGGACTTCCCGGTGGAGCGTCTCATGCGCGAGGCGAAGGTGCTCCAGATCGTGGAGGGCACCAACCAGATCCAGCGCATGGTCATCGCCCGCCACCTGGCCGGCCCCGAGAGCCGTTGA
- a CDS encoding SCO1431 family membrane protein: protein MTAHTAALSARARARSLVGTGGPGEGSSWLEHVLGWILVVVVAMLVTRLGWF from the coding sequence ATGACCGCACACACCGCCGCCCTCTCCGCCCGCGCACGGGCCCGCAGCCTCGTCGGCACCGGGGGACCCGGGGAAGGCTCCTCCTGGCTGGAGCACGTGCTCGGCTGGATCCTCGTGGTCGTCGTGGCCATGCTCGTCACCCGCCTCGGCTGGTTCTGA
- a CDS encoding GNAT family N-acetyltransferase: protein MEFLVRPVLTDAELNGLFADAWPGHRTVSFAPVLERSLAWVAAREDGRLVGYVNVAWDGGVHAFVLDTTVHPDLRRSGLGVRLVRAAADAARERGAQWLHVDYEPHLEPFYAACGFRPTAAGLLAL from the coding sequence GTGGAGTTCCTCGTCCGCCCGGTCCTGACCGACGCCGAGCTGAACGGCCTGTTCGCCGACGCCTGGCCGGGACACCGGACCGTGTCCTTCGCGCCGGTGCTGGAACGCAGCCTGGCCTGGGTCGCCGCCCGTGAGGACGGCCGCCTGGTCGGCTACGTCAACGTCGCCTGGGACGGAGGCGTGCACGCCTTCGTCCTCGACACCACGGTGCACCCGGACCTGCGGCGGTCCGGGCTCGGGGTCCGGCTGGTGCGGGCGGCCGCCGACGCGGCGCGGGAGCGCGGCGCGCAGTGGCTGCACGTCGACTACGAACCGCACCTCGAACCCTTCTACGCGGCCTGCGGCTTCCGCCCGACCGCGGCGGGGCTGCTGGCGCTCTGA
- a CDS encoding phosphotransferase family protein yields MATAPRPRTSTREPAELGRRLASWLDRHLPGAEVAHASVPASNGMSSETLLFDIEHPDAPVRGCALRLAADPAAYTVFPSYDMPRQHCVMSLVAAHTDLPVPRVLWLEEDPAPLGAPFFVMARAEGRVPPDVMPYTYEGSWLHAATDAERAALQDASVSLLARLHDQFPAEEAEFLLPAGEGSPLRRHVDAQRAYYAWVVSGLSRSPLLERAFDRLEELWPADEGEPVLNWGDARIGNVVYDGFEPVAVLDWEMAAYAPREVDLGWTVYLHRFFQDLTVGFGQSGLPDFLRREDLERRYAELTGHTPLDMEFHTLYAALRHGIVMLRIAYRQAHFGEVEVPADPDGLILHHGSLAAMVQGTYW; encoded by the coding sequence ATGGCCACGGCACCACGCCCGCGCACCTCCACCCGCGAACCCGCGGAACTCGGCCGCCGCCTCGCGTCCTGGCTCGACCGCCACCTGCCCGGAGCGGAGGTGGCCCACGCCTCCGTCCCCGCCTCCAACGGCATGTCCAGCGAGACCCTGCTCTTCGACATCGAGCACCCGGACGCGCCCGTCCGCGGCTGTGCCCTGCGGCTGGCCGCGGACCCCGCCGCCTACACCGTCTTCCCCTCCTACGACATGCCGCGCCAGCACTGCGTCATGAGCCTGGTCGCCGCGCACACCGACCTGCCCGTACCGCGCGTGCTGTGGCTGGAGGAGGACCCGGCCCCGCTCGGGGCACCGTTCTTCGTCATGGCCCGCGCCGAGGGGCGCGTACCGCCCGACGTCATGCCCTACACCTACGAGGGGAGCTGGCTGCACGCCGCCACCGACGCCGAACGCGCCGCCCTCCAGGACGCCAGCGTCTCCCTGCTGGCCCGGCTCCACGACCAGTTCCCCGCCGAGGAGGCGGAGTTCCTGCTCCCGGCCGGCGAGGGCAGCCCGCTGCGCCGCCACGTCGACGCCCAGCGCGCCTATTACGCCTGGGTCGTGTCCGGACTGTCCCGTTCACCCCTGCTGGAACGCGCCTTCGACCGGCTGGAGGAACTCTGGCCGGCCGACGAGGGCGAACCCGTCCTGAACTGGGGCGACGCCCGCATCGGCAACGTCGTCTACGACGGCTTCGAGCCGGTCGCGGTCCTCGACTGGGAAATGGCCGCCTACGCCCCCCGCGAGGTCGACCTGGGCTGGACCGTCTACCTGCACCGCTTCTTCCAGGACCTGACCGTCGGCTTCGGCCAGAGCGGACTGCCGGACTTCCTGCGCCGCGAAGACCTGGAACGCCGGTACGCGGAACTCACCGGGCACACCCCGCTGGACATGGAGTTCCACACCCTCTACGCCGCCCTGCGGCACGGGATCGTCATGCTGCGCATCGCCTACCGGCAGGCGCACTTCGGGGAGGTCGAGGTCCCCGCCGATCCGGACGGCCTGATCCTGCACCACGGCAGCCTCGCCGCCATGGTGCAGGGCACCTACTGGTAG
- a CDS encoding C39 family peptidase, with the protein MTAPTPRRALLAVALAAATAATLPTGRAAAADPRPGAGPLHGGGAPGRPVDNRFWYAYGHWQAGTHTGTTAVPGTRPGLEIAAAAGRTEYTDPHTGRRADWEHATWTSPVHRSTVPATEVIASWNAHTPAGTWIQTELRGTYTDGTDTPWYVMGRWASGDGDIRRTSVDGQTDGRSTVWTDTLAVDHPGTGPRIAAWQLRVTLYREPGASRGPTVRLAGAMASDVPDRFTVPASTPSGTAHELEVPRYSQEVHAGQYPEYDNGGEAWCSPTSSQMTVEFWGGRPGAASLSWVDPAYADPQVCHAARSTYDAAYKGCGNWPFNAAYAATYPGLAGVVTRLGSLADLETLVRAGIPVITSQSFRAEELTGAGYGTAGHLMTVIGFTADGDVIANDPNSADNAAVRRVYRRREWETIWLRTKRHDAAGKTVSGSGGICYLYGPAAPGRDRIAALKAVGVL; encoded by the coding sequence ATGACCGCACCCACCCCGCGCCGGGCCCTCCTGGCCGTCGCCCTCGCCGCCGCCACGGCGGCCACCCTGCCCACGGGCCGCGCCGCCGCCGCGGACCCCCGCCCCGGAGCGGGTCCCCTCCACGGCGGCGGTGCTCCGGGCCGGCCGGTCGACAACCGGTTCTGGTACGCGTACGGGCACTGGCAGGCCGGCACCCACACGGGCACCACGGCCGTCCCGGGCACCCGCCCCGGCCTGGAGATCGCCGCCGCGGCGGGCCGCACCGAGTACACCGACCCCCACACGGGCCGCCGGGCCGACTGGGAGCACGCCACCTGGACCTCTCCGGTGCACCGCTCCACCGTGCCCGCCACGGAGGTCATCGCCTCCTGGAACGCCCACACCCCGGCCGGCACCTGGATCCAGACCGAACTGCGCGGCACCTACACCGACGGCACCGACACCCCCTGGTACGTGATGGGCCGCTGGGCCTCCGGAGACGGCGACATCCGCCGCACCTCCGTCGACGGCCAGACCGACGGCCGCAGCACCGTGTGGACCGACACCCTGGCCGTGGACCACCCCGGCACCGGACCGCGCATCGCCGCCTGGCAGCTGCGCGTCACCCTGTACCGCGAGCCGGGCGCGAGCCGGGGCCCCACGGTCCGGCTGGCCGGGGCCATGGCCTCGGACGTTCCCGACCGCTTCACTGTCCCCGCCTCCACCCCCTCGGGCACCGCCCACGAACTGGAGGTGCCGCGCTACTCGCAGGAGGTCCACGCGGGCCAGTACCCGGAGTACGACAACGGCGGCGAGGCCTGGTGCAGCCCCACGTCCTCGCAGATGACCGTGGAGTTCTGGGGCGGCAGACCCGGCGCGGCCTCCCTGTCCTGGGTCGATCCCGCGTACGCCGACCCCCAGGTCTGCCACGCCGCCCGCTCCACCTACGACGCCGCCTACAAGGGGTGCGGCAACTGGCCCTTCAACGCCGCCTACGCCGCCACCTACCCGGGCCTCGCCGGGGTGGTCACCCGGCTCGGCTCCCTGGCCGACCTGGAGACCCTGGTCCGGGCCGGCATCCCGGTGATCACCTCGCAGTCCTTCCGCGCGGAGGAACTGACCGGCGCGGGCTACGGCACGGCCGGCCACCTCATGACGGTGATCGGCTTCACCGCCGACGGGGACGTGATCGCCAACGACCCGAACTCGGCCGACAACGCCGCCGTCCGCCGGGTCTACCGCCGCCGCGAATGGGAGACCATCTGGCTCCGCACCAAGCGTCACGACGCCGCGGGGAAGACCGTTTCCGGCAGCGGCGGCATCTGCTACCTCTACGGGCCGGCGGCGCCGGGCCGCGACCGGATCGCCGCTCTGAAGGCGGTGGGCGTGCTGTGA
- a CDS encoding Lrp/AsnC family transcriptional regulator, with product MEELDRQIVDLLVRDGRMSYTDLGKATGLSTSAVHQRVRRLEQRGVIRGYAAVVDPEAVGLPLTAFISVKPFDPSAPDDIAERLAGVPEIEACHSVAGDENYILKVRVATPLELEDLLGRLRALAHVSTRTTVVLSTPYEARPPRI from the coding sequence ATGGAGGAGCTGGACCGCCAGATCGTGGATCTGCTGGTGCGGGACGGGCGGATGAGCTACACGGACCTGGGCAAGGCCACGGGACTGTCCACATCGGCCGTCCACCAGCGGGTACGCCGCCTGGAGCAGCGCGGAGTGATCCGCGGCTACGCGGCCGTGGTCGACCCCGAGGCCGTCGGGCTGCCCCTGACCGCCTTCATCTCGGTCAAGCCGTTCGACCCCAGCGCCCCCGACGACATCGCCGAGCGGCTGGCCGGGGTACCCGAGATCGAGGCCTGCCACAGCGTCGCCGGAGACGAGAACTACATCCTGAAGGTACGGGTGGCCACGCCCCTCGAACTGGAGGACCTGCTGGGCCGCCTGCGCGCCCTGGCCCACGTCTCGACCCGCACGACCGTGGTCCTCTCCACCCCCTACGAGGCGCGCCCTCCGCGCATCTGA
- a CDS encoding polyprenol monophosphomannose synthase: MSDGGQRTYGPLGTTLVIIPTYNEAENIGLIVGRVRAAVPGAHILVADDNSPDGTGKLADELAAADDHVHVMHRKGKEGLGAAYLAGFAWGLEHGYGVLVEMDADGSHRPEELPRLLTALTGADLVLGSRWVPGGRVVNWPKSREFLSRGGSTYSRLMLGVPIRDVTGGYRAFRRETLEGLGLDEVASAGYCFQVDLARRAVRKGFRVVEVPITFVERELGDSKMSKDIVVEALWRVTQWGVRERAARLTGKRPVRPAGR; encoded by the coding sequence GTGAGCGACGGCGGACAGCGGACCTACGGACCGCTCGGCACCACGCTGGTGATCATTCCGACGTACAACGAGGCCGAGAACATCGGCCTGATCGTCGGCCGGGTGCGCGCCGCCGTGCCCGGGGCCCACATCCTCGTCGCCGACGACAACAGCCCCGACGGCACGGGCAAGCTCGCCGACGAGCTGGCCGCCGCCGACGACCACGTGCACGTCATGCACCGCAAGGGCAAGGAGGGCCTCGGCGCCGCCTACCTCGCGGGCTTCGCCTGGGGCCTGGAGCACGGCTACGGGGTCCTCGTCGAGATGGACGCCGACGGCTCGCACCGGCCCGAGGAACTGCCCCGCCTGCTCACCGCCCTGACCGGCGCCGACCTCGTGCTCGGCTCCCGCTGGGTGCCGGGCGGCCGGGTCGTGAACTGGCCCAAGAGCCGCGAGTTCCTCTCGCGCGGCGGCTCCACCTACTCCCGCCTGATGCTGGGCGTTCCGATCCGCGACGTCACCGGCGGCTACCGCGCCTTCCGCCGCGAGACCCTGGAGGGCCTGGGCCTGGACGAGGTGGCCTCGGCCGGGTACTGCTTCCAGGTCGACCTGGCCCGCCGGGCCGTCCGCAAGGGCTTCCGCGTGGTGGAGGTGCCCATCACCTTCGTGGAGCGCGAGCTCGGCGACAGCAAGATGAGCAAGGACATCGTGGTCGAGGCTCTGTGGCGGGTCACCCAGTGGGGCGTCCGGGAACGCGCCGCCAGGCTCACCGGCAAGCGCCCCGTCCGGCCCGCCGGGCGCTGA
- a CDS encoding amidohydrolase produces MTDRTARSADAAGAPEAAPARTVLLRGGEVHSPADPFATAMVVERGHVAWVGSEGAADAFARGVDEVVDLDGALVTPAFTDAHVHTTSAGLALTGLDLTGARTLSEALGLVRAYAARRPADRVLLGHGWDAARWPERRAPRRAELDEAAGGRPLYLSRVDVHSAVVTTALLDLVPAVRARGDEPLTRDDHHAVRRAAFDAVTPAQRAEAQRAALDRAASLGIGSVHECGGPDISSAEDFTALLDLAGQRPGPRVFGYWADRDLGLARELGAVGAAGDLFVDGALGSHTACLHAPYADAAHTGTEYLDARAVAEHVAGCTEAGLQAGFHAIGDAAVSAVVEGVRAAAGKVGLERVRAARHRVEHAEMMTPDTIAAFAELGLTASVQPAFDAAWGGDEGMYADRLGVERARTLNPYAAMLKAGVALAFGSDAPVTPLDPWGTVRAAAFHRTPGHRISVRAAFAAHTRGGWRALGRDDAGTLVPGAPADYAVWQTGELVVQAPDDRVARWSTDPRSGTPGLPDLSPGRELPVCLATVVGGREVFVRPQG; encoded by the coding sequence ATGACCGACCGCACCGCCCGCTCCGCCGACGCCGCCGGAGCCCCCGAGGCCGCCCCCGCCCGTACCGTCCTGCTGCGCGGGGGAGAGGTGCACAGCCCCGCCGACCCCTTCGCCACCGCGATGGTCGTCGAACGCGGGCACGTCGCCTGGGTCGGCTCCGAAGGGGCCGCCGACGCCTTCGCCCGGGGCGTGGACGAGGTCGTCGACCTGGACGGGGCCCTCGTCACCCCGGCCTTCACCGACGCCCACGTCCACACCACCTCCGCCGGCCTCGCCCTCACCGGCCTGGACCTGACCGGTGCCCGCACCCTGTCCGAGGCGCTGGGGCTGGTCCGCGCGTACGCCGCCCGGCGTCCCGCCGACCGGGTGCTCCTGGGCCACGGCTGGGACGCGGCCCGCTGGCCCGAGCGGCGGGCCCCGCGCCGGGCCGAACTGGACGAGGCCGCCGGGGGGCGGCCGCTCTACCTCAGCCGCGTCGACGTCCACTCCGCCGTGGTCACCACCGCCCTCCTGGACCTCGTCCCCGCCGTCCGCGCGCGCGGCGACGAGCCGCTCACCCGGGACGACCACCACGCCGTGCGGCGGGCCGCCTTCGACGCCGTCACCCCCGCCCAGCGCGCCGAGGCCCAGCGGGCCGCACTGGACCGGGCCGCCTCCCTCGGCATCGGCTCCGTGCACGAGTGCGGCGGGCCGGACATCTCCTCCGCCGAGGACTTCACCGCCCTGCTCGACCTGGCCGGGCAGCGCCCCGGACCGCGCGTCTTCGGCTACTGGGCGGACCGGGACCTCGGCCTGGCCCGGGAACTCGGCGCGGTCGGCGCCGCGGGCGACCTCTTCGTGGACGGCGCGCTCGGCTCGCACACCGCCTGCCTGCACGCCCCGTACGCCGACGCGGCCCACACCGGGACCGAGTACCTGGACGCGCGGGCCGTCGCCGAGCACGTGGCCGGCTGCACCGAGGCGGGGCTCCAGGCCGGGTTCCACGCCATCGGGGACGCCGCCGTCTCCGCCGTCGTCGAAGGGGTCCGGGCCGCCGCCGGGAAGGTCGGCCTCGAACGGGTCAGGGCCGCCCGGCACCGCGTCGAGCACGCCGAGATGATGACCCCGGACACCATCGCCGCCTTCGCGGAGCTGGGTCTGACCGCCTCCGTGCAGCCCGCCTTCGACGCCGCCTGGGGCGGGGACGAGGGCATGTACGCGGACCGCCTCGGCGTCGAGCGCGCCCGCACCCTCAACCCGTACGCCGCCATGCTCAAGGCCGGGGTCGCGCTGGCCTTCGGCTCCGACGCGCCCGTCACCCCGCTCGACCCCTGGGGCACCGTCCGCGCGGCAGCCTTCCACCGCACCCCCGGGCACCGGATCTCCGTACGGGCGGCCTTCGCCGCCCACACCAGGGGCGGCTGGCGGGCCCTGGGCCGGGACGACGCGGGCACCCTCGTGCCCGGCGCCCCCGCCGACTACGCCGTCTGGCAGACCGGGGAACTCGTGGTCCAGGCCCCCGACGACCGGGTCGCCCGCTGGTCCACCGACCCGCGCTCCGGCACGCCCGGACTGCCCGATCTGAGCCCCGGCCGCGAGCTGCCGGTGTGCCTGGCGACGGTGGTCGGCGGCCGGGAGGTATTCGTACGGCCACAGGGGTGA